Sequence from the Pseudomonas sp. LS.1a genome:
AAAACACAGCACTCTGCAAACACGAAAGTGGACGTATAGGGTGTGACGCCTGCCCGGTGCCGGAAGGTTAATTGATGGGGTTAGCGCAAGCGAAGCTCTTGATCGAAGCCCCGGTAAACGGCGGCCGTAACTATAACGGTCCTAAGGTAGCGAAATTCCTTGTCGGGTAAGTTCCGACCTGCACGAATGGCGTAACGATGGCGGCGCTGTCTCCACCCGAGACTCAGTGAAATTGAAATCGCTGTGAAGATGCAGTGTATCCGCGGCTAGACGGAAAGACCCCGTGAACCTTTACTATAGCTTTGCACTGGACTTTGAATTTGCTTGTGTAGGATAGGTGGGAGGCTTTGAAGTGGGGACGCCAGTTCTCATGGAGCCATCCTTGAAATACCACCCTGGCAACTTTGAGGTTCTAACTCAGGTCCGTTATCCGGATCGAGGACAGTGTATGGTGGGTAGTTTGACTGGGGCGGTCTCCTCCCAAAGAGTAACGGAGGAGTACGAAGGTGCGCTCAGACCGGTCGGAAATCGGTCGTAGAGTATAAAGGCAAAAGCGCGCTTGACTGCGAGACAAACACGTCGAGCAGGTACGAAAGTAGGTCTTAGTGATCCGGTGGTTCTGTATGGAAGGGCCATCGCTCAACGGATAAAAGGTACTCCGGGGATAACAGGCTGATACCGCCCAAGAGTTCATATCGACGGCGGTGTTTGGCACCTCGATGTCGGCTCATCACATCCTGGGGCTGAAGCCGGTCCCAAGGGTATGGCTGTTCGCCATTTAAAGTGGTACGCGAGCTGGGTTTAGAACGTCGTGAGACAGTTCGGTCCCTATCTGCCGTGGACGTTTGAGATTTGAGAGGGGCTGCTCCTAGTACGAGAGGACCGGAGTGGACGAACCTCTGGTGTTCCGGTTGTCACGCCAGTGGCATTGCCGGGTAGCTATGTTCGGAAGAGATAACCGCTGAAAGCATCTAAGCGGGAAACTTGCCTCAAGATGAGATCTCACTGGGATCTTGAATCCCCTAAAGGGCCGTCGAAGACTACGACGTTGATAGGTTGGGTGTGTAAGCGCTGTGAGGCGTTGAGCTAACCAATACTAATTGCCCGTGAGGCTTGACCATATAACACCCAAGCAATTTGCTAGCGCAGATTGCGGTGGTGAAGACGAAAGAACCGAAAGTTCGCAACTTCACAAGATCACATATCCGGATTCGCTGGGCTGTCCATATGGACATTCTGGCAACAGAATTTCTTGACGACCATAGAGCATTGGAACCACCTGATCCCATCCCGAACTCAGTAGTGAAACGATGCATCGCCGATGGTAGTGTGGGGTTTCCCCATGTGAGAGTAGGTCATCGTCAAGATTCATTTCGCAAAACCCCTATCTGCACATGCAGGTAGGGGTTTTGTCTTTAAGTAGGAACTACAGAGATTCGCAGGCACGTCCGAGGGACGGGCCAGCACACAGAATTTCTTGACGACCATAGAGCATTGGAACCACCTGATCCCATCCCGAACTCAGCAGTGAAACGATGCATCGCCGATGGTAGTGTGGGGTTTCCCCATGTGAGAGTAGGTCATCGTCAAGATTCAAATCCAAAGCCCCTGTCTGCGATGCAGACAGGGGCTTTGTCTTTTCCGGGCCATAGCTTCCAGGCTAGCGCTCCTACAAGCACCGGGTCTTAACGGCTGCCATATGCTCAGAACTGATAGCTGACCGTTGCGCTTACATTGCGCTCTTCACCCATGTAGCAGTAGTTCAGGCTGGCACATGAGGTGATGTAGCTTTCATTGGTAAGGTTATTGGCGTTCAGGCGTACATCTACCCCCCGGAGGCCGACCTTGCCCAGGTCATAGCCGATCGAGGCGTCTAACAGGGTGTAGGAAGGCACCTTCATGCTGTTTTCCGCATCCACCCAGCTGTACCCCACATACCGCACCCCACCGCCCAAGCGCAGGCCATCCAGTGCCCCCTGGTGGAAGTTGTAGTCGGCCCACAGCGAGAACATCTGTTTCGGAGCCTGGGTTGGCGAATTGCCCTTGTTGTCCAGGTTGCCCGACACCAGGCTGGGCATCGACTTGGCGTACTCGATGTCGGTAAAGGTATAGCCGCCCAGCAGCTTCAAGCTGTCGGTCAGCTGCACATGGGCCTCCAGTTCCAGCCCTTGTGAGCGCACTTGCCCTACAGGGCGATAGAACTCCTCGTCAGGCTGCTTCGAGGCCAAATTCTCCTGCTCGATACGGAACACCGACGCGGTGAACAGGTTATCGCTACCCGCTGGTTGATACTTGATGCCGGCCTCCCATTGAGTGCCCTCGGTAGGTGCCAGAGGGCGGCCTTCCTGGTCGGATACGGTATTGGGGTTGAACGACTCCGAGTAGCTGACATAAGGCGCAATCCCGTTCTCGAACAGGTAAAGCACCCCGGCGCGGGTAGTGAATCTGGAGCGCTGGTCACGGACGTTGGTGTTGCTGTCGCGATTCTCCTCCGACACCTTCACCCAGTCCTGGCGCAGCCCCAAGGAGAGGCGCCATTGGTCCAGCTCCACCAGGTCCTGCAGGTAGACGCCCGTTTGCTGCAAACGCCGCTGGTAGCGGTTCTCACCCAGCACCTGAAGGTTGCCATTGCCGTACTGTGGATTACCGGCATCCAGCGGGTCGACTGTGCCATAGCGCCACGCCACGTCGGCCTTGCGTCGCTGGTAGTCGGCGCCCAGCAGCAGGGTATGTTTGGCGGCCCCGGTGAAAAACTCCGCCTGCAGCATGTTGTCGATGATGTACGAATGCAGGCGTTCGTCGCCGCCGGTATAGGCGCGGTTGAGGATATTGCTGTCGGCATCCGCCCAGCCGGCGGAATACACCTGGTCCATCGACACATCGGAGTCCTGGTAGCGGAAGTTCTGTCGTGCGGTGAACACATCGTTGAAGCGATGCTCGAACTGGTAGCTGAAGGATTGTTGGGTGCGCTCGTAGTTGTCGATACCCGGCTCGCCTTCAAAGAAGTGGTCCGACAGGCGCAAGCCGTTGCGCTTGTGCAGCATGCCGTCCGCGGGGTTACCGCCGTGGTAGCCGCCGTTGGGGTCGTGTTGCAGGTAGGCCTGCAGGGTGAGAGAGGTGTCTTCGCTGAAGTCGATGCTGACGGCCGGCGCGATGGCGTAGCGTTCTTCCTTGTTGTGGTCGAACTGCGTGTCGGAAGCATCCGCCAGGCCTGTCAGGCGATAAGCGATACGCTTGTCGTCATCCACGGGGCCGCTGAAGTCGAA
This genomic interval carries:
- a CDS encoding TonB-dependent siderophore receptor, giving the protein MRKAIRATLFGTALGLIAVPQLSVAAETTQMSHHYAIPAGQLDDVLNQFARQAGITLSSTPQLTQGLQSNGLQGQYPTDQALRQLLNGSGLEALSQDGRSYVLQAQPQSAAVSLPDTDVRSFTLGNALGSMEGYNATHSQIATKTSMPLVETSQSVSVVTRQQMDDQGSQTVAQAMRYTPGVLTNPYGATHRYDYVAMRGFNDGSVDNIYVDGLKSMGDNGTYSTMQVDPYFLERIDILKGPSSVLYGRSSPGGLVALTTKKPLFTPYHQIQATLGTQGQRGMGFDFSGPVDDDKRIAYRLTGLADASDTQFDHNKEERYAIAPAVSIDFSEDTSLTLQAYLQHDPNGGYHGGNPADGMLHKRNGLRLSDHFFEGEPGIDNYERTQQSFSYQFEHRFNDVFTARQNFRYQDSDVSMDQVYSAGWADADSNILNRAYTGGDERLHSYIIDNMLQAEFFTGAAKHTLLLGADYQRRKADVAWRYGTVDPLDAGNPQYGNGNLQVLGENRYQRRLQQTGVYLQDLVELDQWRLSLGLRQDWVKVSEENRDSNTNVRDQRSRFTTRAGVLYLFENGIAPYVSYSESFNPNTVSDQEGRPLAPTEGTQWEAGIKYQPAGSDNLFTASVFRIEQENLASKQPDEEFYRPVGQVRSQGLELEAHVQLTDSLKLLGGYTFTDIEYAKSMPSLVSGNLDNKGNSPTQAPKQMFSLWADYNFHQGALDGLRLGGGVRYVGYSWVDAENSMKVPSYTLLDASIGYDLGKVGLRGVDVRLNANNLTNESYITSCASLNYCYMGEERNVSATVSYQF